Within the Carassius auratus strain Wakin unplaced genomic scaffold, ASM336829v1 scaf_tig00014974, whole genome shotgun sequence genome, the region TTACAAGTGTTGAATCTAAAAGCAAGAAAAATATTTGACTGTGTTGGTGTAACTTTGAAGGTGTAACATAAATTATATGTGGGTGTACagtaaatgttttctgaaggcACTGTATCATCGTAACCACATGCCATTGTTTTGAATCTGCACATTTGCACCTCTTGAAAATAACTGTATAATGTTGCTCTAAATACAGATTGATTCTAAACTGTATGTCTGCACTCTAGATGCTGAGAAACAGGTCATGAGATGTGAATCCGGAAATGCACAAGATATAGCCAAAGTGTGATCAAACGTGATCTCACTTCTGGTAAAACAGGAAGCCTGAACAGCTGAGCTCATCTCATATTTAAAGCATTTGTTCAATACAGTTCATTCCTCCTTTTTATGgggtaaaatgcttaaaataatagACAAAATGCTTTATAgtatgaaaggttttttttttttttggaaagttcaaaatatattacaaatacgAAAATATACCTTTTTGCTatccaaacattttatttcaattgccTATTTCCATCCcaaaattacaaatattgttttaatacagATCATGGGTCCCACTGTGGACATtaagagtaaataaaataataaaaatataaagtttcaAAGATGAAGAGCAGATAAAAATAGATCCTTACAATGGAAACTGGAATATAATAAACCTTTGCAGAGCATGCCacattttaagaatatatattaattattaataatctgTGACCAAAACAGCACCATCCCATATGGcttatattgtataaaaaagaaaaagcacatgAGATGTAATGTAGCCCTTTATGCAATAATGTTTTCCTCTTTCAAATCCTGTTCAGAAAGCCAATCTGTTTTCCGAGTTGAATCATATTGGGATAAATAAATGTCTCCACTGGATTCGACAGCCGATCCCTCCTCTTCGTTCTTGTTGGCTTCTTGTTGGCTTCTTGTTGGCACTGGAGCATCTCTCATCATCCGCTGATCCATGGTTCTAAACGGAGCGAAGGTGTCGGAGTTGCCTGAACCCTCTCCTGACTGCTCCTCTGTCTCAGGAGTGGCTTCCTCTGTGCTAACTGGGAATCTGTTGGAAACAAAAGCACAAAGTCACTCTAGAGCGCTCCAACATCCTCTCAGCCCTTCCTGTAATTCTGAGAACATAAAGAGCCCATTTCTTAACCATCCCACTGACTTCCCCAATCCAGACTCAAAAAACTAAATGGaatgtctaaataaaaaaaagcatagtCCTTGTGACAAGTACTGTAGAATGTTGCAGAGTACCTACTGTACTTCAGTATAGGGAAGATATTGGGAAATGTAACACTCATTTCACTCAAAAAATTAATTTCCGTCCTTTATTCACACTCAAGTTGTTCACAAtgggaaaataaaagaaaaaaaatactatggcaATAAAAGGAGACTAGAAACTGTTTACCAACATTGTTGATGCCATCATTTTACCAAGCAGTATCTGGTTTCCAGcattattcaaaataacttattttgtgttaaaaaatatataataataacaatagtaatagtatgaaattaaataaatcaatcaataatcaataatgctttcaaaatctaaattttgtcATGTGTGGGAGAAATATCTCTTTAATTTACTGAGAAATATgtctaatattataatattttgttgaTCTGTGAGATATAATGTTTCCCGGTTATGAAGATCATGAACATTTTGAGGAGCTACAACTGCTGTGATGTCTCTGTGATTGATTTGTGGAAGGAAGTGATTCAGCGCgagtaaaactatttaaaaaacattggtgTTTCATTGATATCAATAAAACCATAATCACGTTGTGAAAGCACCTTATCTAACACACAACATTTGTAGTTGTAGGAATGAGAACTAAACGTATATATTTGACATAATAAAACCTtgcagaaaaacataatttttgccaAGAACTACTTTTCAGCAGAAATGATCTGCACTGCCAGGAAACAATAAAAGAGATTTGAATCATGTGGTGAAGCTTCACAATCAGTATGTCACAACGTGAGTGATTCGGGAAATGCGCCCGACTTTCAACAACTTCAgcatatattttttcaaagtttcatttttttttttttttttacttcttatcTAACCTCCATTTTCTATAATACTTAATGAGGAAGCAGTCAGTACTTCCtgtagggaaaaaaaaatatcttacaaCTCTTTCTATTTTACAGAGTCTTTTGTCTACTTTCCTGGTTGTTATTTTAACACATCCCtgagggatttctttaaaagctCTATACGAGTATGTAAAAACTCCAGCTTCCTCTGACAAGATTTTGAAATTATTAAGACTATTGCTGGATGATTAAGATGTAACCCAATATATGACATGCAGGGACAGtggctttgtgttttttttgttgtgttattaaaaacaaaatctacTCAAAATGAAAGTTCATTTTTGATAGTAGCATGCATGCATCCTGTTAGCTGTGACTAATCTTAGACATAGatgcatataaattaatatttatatatgaataaacagCCAACTTACATGTGTTTTGCAGCAGAAGGTGGAAGTCGAGAGCTTTTCCCTGATAGGGGCACCAAGGGGCCCACCTGTGTGACACAGTTTGCATTCTTAAGATCCGGGTTGCATTTCACGAACATATATCTTCCTGTGAGTGGGGCTCCTGTGTTCAGGGATAATAAAGAATGACAGATGAGGGCTTGTCAGACATTAACACCATCCTCAAAATCctcattttttaataatgaacatcCCAGATTACTTAAATATCTTCTGTGTTTTAATTATCTAGTCTATGTTGTCATTTGTAAGCAAGTTGTATTTATAAATCGATTCAATGCGTTTAAGTCTTTTTGTAGGCCTATATATACTACATTAtgcattatatactgtatttattgtcTGCTTGTTTgtctatttttattatgtattatatgaaTTCCGCCGAAGAATATCGTGCTATGTGACATTTTTTCTCTTTATAAAACAATTTTCTGCTACAGTTATCCAGAGGCGTAACACTGCTGAACTTATAGCGCTGTGATAGTCCGATTCCCAAACTAACAACTCTAAAGAGtcgattctttttagtgaatcaaaatcaAGCTTCACGTTGCTGTGTATTGCGAAATCCGAACGAATTATTCTAATGACCAGGTTCGTTTGAGTGATTCAAAACCACACATCTCGACCAATAGCCCGGAGGCCCATCTCTActgttgaaataaaattatttaatcgaCAGCAGCCTGCCGAGCACAGTAGGCCTAGCCTATGTGCAATAAGATACAATAATCTAAATATTTCCTCCTAAGAAGCATTAAAAGTATTCTCTGGGAACACACATAgctatttgtcaaaaaaaaaaaaaaaaaaaaaaaaaaaaaaaaaatatatatatatatatatatatatatatatatataaatgtataatgtatgtataatgtataaatgtaGGCCTAAAAGATTAGTTGACAGACCCGTTAATGAACCGGAATCGAACAAGCAAATTAATTATGAATTCCAcacttattaaaaacaaacaaacaaaacattgaatCTACAAATGAATATCAGTAGCCTAAGGGAAACGCTCGGTATAGTGAATTTGTATAcgtcaattatttttatttaggctatttatttgtaattgacAAATTAAAAGCGTCATCATGTCAAGTTTAATCCTAAAAGAGCTGGTTGAGGCTAAGctactatttaatttttttcagtataacTGAGAGATTATTGATTTGACATAACTACTGGTGTTGAAAGTTACttcaatttatttgatttgatttcagtaaaatataatttataatgatttCCTTTGAACTTTGCTTGAAGACACGCAGTTTCTAAAACCTAGAAACACTTTCCGTAACAGTCCTTAAACCTTCGACTTTATCATCTTTTTTAACATCTGATCTTAAAATGCGTTAAAAAACCTTACCCAGTCCGCTGTCCACAAAAAGGCATATTATTGCCAGTGCCAAAGTTATTCTGTGGTAAAATCCCATTCTATTGTCCCTGTCAAGCAGAAGATGCGAAAGAAAATGTCTTCAAATGAACGTCAGACAAGAACTTTTCCCAGTTCAATAGTAGCAGACCCTGCCCCTGTGTGCGTCATTGTTTCCTGAAAGCAGCATACAGCAGAACGGTTTGGCAAGGTCTCTCAACACTCAATCCTAAAAAAACACGGAGTATTAGCCTACTAATACTCAAACGAATCCAACCGTCGTTTTAAAAATACACAACAGGATTGAGCAAAACATCTGAAAGCTAGAGCCTAAAAGTGATTGACAAATGTAAGATAAgatattttactaaaattaatttccattttttatcatctttaaaaaaagtgaaattcagtgattttgtttttatttttgaatctgtactctattataaatcattattgtgACACTAGTGTGTCAGGCAAAGACTTGAGCAACAAATGCAGTAAATGCTGTAACATCCTGAAAGCCATTGCCCCACGGCATGGTCACCATCAGTTTCTATGAAAATCTTTTCATGCAACCACAGTCTTTACATTTTGTTGTTGCAAGATGTCCGAGATGTTGAGCAATTTTAACCAAATGCCCACAGAGGTTAAATTCTGCAGAATCACCCATACATTTACCAAATTAGGTTACTTCCAGTTATAGTGTCATTCCCGCTAGATTATTTGGAAAACATTAATGCAAAATTCTGCAGGATTGATAACACAACAACAGTATTTTTAACAAACCAAAAGAAATACTGTAATGTGTTTACTACTCAATGTCTATTACTTGTAAGACTGTCCATGTGTTGATATATGAAACATGacaatacatatatacagtacagaccaaaagtttggacacaccttctctttcaaagagttttctttattttcatgactatgaaaattgtagagtcacactgaaggcatcaagggctatttgaccaagatggagagtgatggggtgctgcgccagatgacctggcctccacagtcaccggacctgaacccaatccagatggtttaggggtgagctggaccgcagactgaaggcaaaagggccaacaagtgcctaagcatctctcggggaactccttcaagactgttggaagaccatttcaggtgactacctcttgaagctcatcaagagaatgccaagagtgtgcaaagcagtaatcaaagcaaaaggtagctactttgaagaacctacaatatgacatattttcagttgtttcacacttttttgttatgtatataattccacatgtgttaattcatagttttgatgccttcagtgtgaatctacaattttcatagtcatgaaaataaagaaaactctttgaatgagaaggtgtgtccaaacttttggtctgtactgtacataaaatatttttgtcttttgaagTGAGATGGATATGCAATATGTTACTATAAATATAAgcatatgaatacatttttttaatatatgtgaaacGATAAACTATAGTGGAGCAGTGTTGTGCACAGTATGTAACAGTGTCAACACAGTTGATACAAAGCTGTCATGGCTTGCAGGAAGTGGGTTTTGCACAGTCAGGAAATGACAAGGGTTTCTCCTTTTATCACACAGCATGGTTTATCACACAGAGGAGTTTTTCACTATATGCATAAGCAAAAGGAAAGTTTGGGAAATTCAGTCGAGTAGATTATTAGGTATTGTGTTGTGAAAGTTGTGATGTCTGCTGGGGAGTTTCTGTTTCTGATAACACTGCTAATTGGGGCCACACTGTAGCAGCCGGACTAATCACTTTCTGATCAGTTTTCAAGTATGATTACTTTGATGACACAAATTAAGACTGGACTTAATGTACAGCATTAAATATAACGTAGGCCTATGGAAATGATCGACAACTGATTCCGATATTAAGGAGACCTAAAACTCAAAGACGCAGTTGTGCATGAAGAAGTTTCTAAACAATCTTCATGTTTTAAATGGCACTGAGATGGAATGTACATTGAGTTTGGTGTCTGTCAAACTGTATACTTAACTCTTGGCTAAGTTCGGCATCTGAAGATTGTTTATTCCTCAGACTGAAGATGACCGAGAGAAAGAGtcccaaacacacagacacaggacaTTTACTCATATTTCAAGCATAATGATCAGATATCTCAAGAACAGAGCATGTCATTTCGGTTTGGTAGAGTTTCCTCTGAGCAAGACATATTGTTCCTTGCAGAGAGTTGACTAAAACACATAATGCTATATCCTTTTTGGAAAAAACCCTGCATTCTCTGGATCTCTTCTTTATGGTTACTCAGTTAAAGCTATGACAACATTCAGTGCATTTCTCTCTTTGTGACTATAACAACCACACAAGAGCTTTCTTTAGTTTAACCTCACCTAAAACGGAAAGGATTATTATAGACACAAAACCACTGAGGTTTACTGGATATTAATGCATGAAAATgtgagtaaaaatgtatttaataaaccattttaaacTGCAGCAAGTCtcttatctctcttttttttttgtgataacacGGCATACAACCATATCTATCCTGGTAATTATTTGAAATGAGTTGTTTATCACATATAGCATAACAATAAAGAGAAGCACCAGAATGGTATTACCAAAATATTTAGAGAAGGAAATGCAATAAGTTTAGGTTATACTTTGCGGGTCAACCGTCTGTTGAAAACAGCCGTTAGTTGCACAGTTCTCTCTGTGAAATCAgcttacattataaatgttgttcttttccaTTCAACCACTAGAAATTCTAAGTATTTTTGCTACATGAACTCAATTCAATGGCACAAGCAATGTAGTCTCTGGTACTTTCCTCTTTGCATTCAGGCGCATAAT harbors:
- the LOC113074505 gene encoding serglycin-like, with the protein product MGFYHRITLALAIICLFVDSGLGAPLTGRYMFVKCNPDLKNANCVTQVGPLVPLSGKSSRLPPSAAKHIFPVSTEEATPETEEQSGEGSGNSDTFAPFRTMDQRMMRDAPVPTRSQQEANKNEEEGSAVESSGDIYLSQYDSTRKTDWLSEQDLKEENIIA